ttgattaaaaataatatatatttaaaaataaacaatataaatgcccaattacaaaaacataaatacaactttctgataattttatttggtataatgataaatttagtccctaaaacttattttttctactttgtccatatatattttaatcacttcaatcctcaaattttaaaatttaatcaatttgtttctaaatgaaaattggattaaatttaaaattttaaaatgtagatAATTTTTGtcgataataaaatatatgtggtTCGTatcaatatcattaaaattttaataaatatcaatttttcgtctaaaaataattaaaatttgaatgttgtAAACTAAAGTGATGTAAGGATAAAAGATTTAAGATCAAAATGATATCATAAGAAAatgttaaaaacaaaatttatcattatttgttttattttattattaaaaataaccattaaattatttgattttattttgagcttaaaataacatataataaatttgatatttgaattttaatatttcattgtGAATCGACTTCAAAGCTAAAGAATGAGTCAAATTGTCGGTTGAATCTCAACTCAATTGGCATAAGTATTATTGCCAATACAATAAAATGTGGCTTCGAGTCTAAAGCAAGTTATACTCCTATTTATTAGTTGGGGGCTATGGGTAATTTTAAGAATTGTGTTAAAATGAGCAGATATAATctgaacctataatgagatttttctaaaatgtgtaaaattttattttaaattaaatttcaggTCGAgagcaattttaaataaaaattttctgaccaaacataataatattaattaaaatatatattttaaataatttaactaaaatctcTTAATTTTTAAGACTCTCTTACATGTAATTTGGAATAAATCATTATCGgcttatataaaaaatagatttttgtcatttttaaaattttaatagcatattcaattattaatttttttcaaaatgttaaatattaggattattgaaaatttaaaattttaatgtgtttgatctagatttgaattttaaattaaataaaactaatttcttcattattaccaaattaaataattttgaaaattagttgttttattaaattaagataacttttaaatttaaaagtgtttaaataaatttataaaaaaataaatttaaataatactcacattgtaatattttttttttcttgaagagATTTTCAGAGATTTAGAGAAACAGCAATGGAGTCTTCAGCTCAGGTTCTGGAAATCAACTTAATCTCAGCACAAGGACTTAAGCGTCATACCAAAAACTACGCCATTGCTTGGGTTGATCCATCGACGAAGCTTCGGACTCGGATCGATCGTACCGGCGGCGAAAATCCGACTTGGAACgataaatttctcttcaaagTCTCACAGGATTTCCTTTCCGGTGAAACCTCAGCCGTTTCCGTCGCGATTTACGCCGCCGGAATCATTCGAGACAAACTCATAGGCACCGTTCGCATTCTCATTAGCACTTTCCTCCATACTTCTCCTTCATCTCCGATTACATCGCCGGCTTTCGCAGCGTTCTTGATCCGCAGCCCTTCCGGCGAATTCTTCGGAACCTTAAACGTCGGCGCAACGGTTCTTAACGCATTTACAGGCTTTCAAGCGTTGAATAAAGCCTCCGCCATAGGTTATCACGAACTTGCCGGAGAGAATCTCGCCGGAAAATACCGATCGGCGAACAAATCAAAGGCAACAGTTCGTGATGTACCTGAATCGATCCCTAGTGATTCACCAGTTCATCAATCGGAAACTAGCGATTCCTTAGTGGACCAATCCTTTACAGATGTGAGCTTGAAACAGAAAGTTcgaaagaacaagaagaaattTTGGATCAATCTCAGGCAACTACATGCAATCTGTATAAGTCCCCAAATTTGATCcatcttttttctattttatatatttaagcttttttatttgctttgcaATTTCATTTTGCAAGAAAATATTGTCTTTGCACATTCAAAATAATGTTCTTTTTCATCAAAATGTCTAAATCATAGATTTTTTTTCTGGCAAATTATTCGAATATGGTTCGAAATTTTTTATGTCAAAAAACCACTCCagtccttttaattttgaaatttagcaAATTGGTCCCTCTAAAACAATTTAGAGTATTTTATTCCTGACaatttcaaaactaaataataacaaattcagCCTttgatgtttacatatttttctcaaattggcCTTACttctaaataattcaacaaattccATCTCAATATTTCCATATTTTCACAAATGTTGGAAGATAAATTTGTTCAATCTGgttcaaattgatagaatatgtatatttttagggctaaatttattattatactaatcaaaattatgtatggactaaatacattaaaaccgtgattaattatccttagttgctcactttcgAAATTGTCATGGATTaaattactttgatttttttgagagggaccaatttgtttatttttaaattgaaagggactaaatagattttttaccaaatttttaTATCAGTAAAGATTtggtttacaaaatttaaatttaggtaGCTCAATTATCGAGTAAGTAAAACTTGGATATTATATTGCTTgtgtatttaaaaaatgtttatggaaaatgatttttgtaattttttatattttatcgtGAAAATAGTttgattaatagaaaaaataagacttccttttaaattatttttaaattgaatattgaaatattgaaatattaaattggaaataaaaaattgaagtatcaaattgaatattgaaaactaaatgatatattattaaagttaaattttgctatCTGTGTAAATTGTGGATTAGTAcctctattttaatttgatcaattttaatctaTGTACTTTTcgagttttgaaattttaatcttgactcaatgataatgattaattacatttaattaaattatggtaTTAGTCCTGTATTATgcgtaaaattaaaatttagtccacATTCACTAATTGGATCATTCTTAGTagctatttttttaatttcaaaattttaatcttaatgcAAACAACAGTCATTAAAGTCTAAatctattaattgattttttgcagtaatatttaaaaataacaaaacttagtaaatttaatagttatcatttagttaggactaaaatgttcaaattcgaccaaattaaagtagagatactaaatccacaacttatcTAATATTGTCATATACCGAGAACCAATAAGATCACagaaaactcaatttttaaaattattttaatttctactcTTAGCTTGCTTCAACCAAGttggtatttttattattacaacAAAAAATGTGAGTTCCGTATTTTCCGATATAACAATTAAAGGAcaattataagtaaaattaagtatttttaataaaaatggataatatatatgaaccaaaaaaatatcgaaataaaaaaataaaaaatatatttattaattattaacttcCTTTATCAgttataatacattaaatatgcattaaaactgaaaatcatttaaaattttgatgaaactCATAATTGAACCTAAAATGGCTCAACCCTCGTGGACAGATTGGTACTAGAAActcaaaattgatttgataCTATCAGGCCGAACTCGAGTTTGATCAACTCAATCCATCAGTAAAATCGAATTCAAATTTAGTAATACTCACAGCTAATCGAACTTTTCATTAATATAGAATTAGAGCTTGAATACTAACAAGCAAAATCGAGCAAGTTTGAACATGGATGTAAGAATTTTTAGATGAAAGCTTGATCATGTGTCAAGCTAAATTCGaactcaaaaatttaaatatttaagtcAAGCTTAAACCGAATATCAAACTCTTTAAAGCTTTAATTCGATTCAACTACAACCTTTTTAGTTCATagcatttttaaagaaaattccCCTTTGCGATCGAatcattttaaaagatcatatcCTCGTAcccatatttttaaaacatggGTAGTGAGCTTAGCTTTTTCTAAATCATCcaaatacaaaataacaaaaacagcTTAATGATCTCAACAAAGTCAACGAGGAGATTAAAGGGCAAAATTATCAAACTTACGATATTATAGTCCGAAAAACAAACTCAAAACCACCATGATTCtcacttttttttgtttcaaaatctAGTTATAAAATACACCAACAAGCTAAAACCACGAAACAAGGATGAAAAAGTGTCGGAGACAACGAAAATTGCAGCAAAATGATTGTGAAGTTGTGTAAAAAATCTCACTTCCTGCCATGGATCCTCGATGCTTGTCTGTTCCTCTTCTTGACACCGGATTTGGCAACCTTCAGACTTCGGTTCACAGCACTCAACCTTGCTAGGGCAGCTTTTGTTAAATCCGGCCTGTAGTAGTTGTCTGTCACCTGTAATGTTTGAATAGTAGATCATtaggaaaaaattcataaaaagaaCGGTAACAATGTGACACAAACTGTAATAGATGATGGGAAAAGATACAACCACTCAAGCAGAACTTCAGAATATCATTGAAAATGGATACTACACAAATGAGATCCAGAATATCGTTGATAATCTATATCCAAAAAGGCTACTCAAAGCATGCATATACACGATAATGCCTAAAGTGGCTACATAAGCATTGAAGAGGATCATATGGAAGCTCAGAAGCCAAGCGTAACAAGTACATTTCAACGAAGAATCCAACAAATAGATCCTTCTTATATGTTATCGCTTCATCACCGCAAGATAAAACCCTCGAAAAAGTTTAAACTCAAAAGCTGGAAACACCATACCAGTTAACAATCATTCGGGTTAACAAGAATTTCAGTGTTTAAATCTTTAAAtgatctattttttttcctaatttacGGAAGACAATCACAGCAATTACAGATAGCAAACctagtaaaataataaacagACAAGTTTCGAATTTGATTTCCTCATTACCTGGTTTTTGACTGCCTTGGCCATCCTAGGGAACTCCTTTTTCATGACAGACTTATGGAGCAAGCTCGAAGGCTTGTTCTGCTTCTTAGACTTGGTTGTGGCTAAGAGCACAGACTGGTCTTTGCCTGCAGGTTGAATGGTGACGGTTTTCTTGTTTGCCAAACCTAAAATTTCACGGATCCAGGAAAGAGTTAATATACTTTACAAATACAACATATATCACCatgcaaattttaaattcacATTTTAAGCTTTTTGATTATTCTCAAGATAAAAGAAGACCTTCCACAACTCTTTGCATTTTACGACAATTATCATTTCTCATCCCATCCTAATGCTGTAATAGAGCACAGCTGAAACAAGCTCATGATAAAAGAATCTTAAGCTCAAGCACCCATTAGAAATTCAAAGCTTGAAGCTCCACTAGATCTTGATCAAGTTTCACTTCACTTTCAAACCTCAAACTTGATTCAAGATAAAGATCAAAATGCTCGAGCTTGCTGAATTAGgctcattttccaaatggaaataAGCCATATTACCTTTGCTTGagtttaaatcaaaatttttcaataaaaatcaattttttttaaaaaagagaggCTTGATTATGCTCAAGAGCTGCTCGACTCAAGTATTAGTAGAGCTCGAATTCAGGCCCCTTGATAAATTGTGCTCGACTTCAATGTGAAGACGACTGGAGCCAAATTCAAAAACTTTTTCCATCCCACCATCCAACGATGCGCTCACACTCTGTGAACCCTGGCTTAACCCAAATACAATACCAACCCATTGAAGGGACGGTCAACTCCGGACAAACTTCGAAGATTTCTAAGAACAGAGTCGGCCTCCCCTCAACAAATACCCATTATTCCTCTTCTCATTTCCTCAATAAAATCTAAGCATTTATACGCAAAAAACCATTTGCTTATATAATTTCCATTTCTCTTTCacatattaaaaaacaaatggtaataacaacaatatcgatctctttttgttttacaaataaatctaaaatcaaTATCATCAAATCACCTCAAAGATAATGAAAATGAAGATCTGGGAtcaaaaagtatataaataataataccaGAGTGTTTGTAGGAGTTGACATTGTAGAGATTGTTGGGCTCTTTGCTGAATCGAACGCCAGCAGTTCCTCTTCCAAATTGTTTCACCAAAAAACAATTGTTCTTCTTCACCACCTCCCAAATCAACTGTCCTGGAACTGTCGCCATTTTGTGTTCTATTTCCCTGCACCTCACTGCACCAGATTTAACCACAAAAAACCCTAATTCGTGagattaaaatctttaaaaaaaaggaaaaagaaatcagaataaatttattaatgatattgaaataaGAACTAAAGAAGAACCTGTtggttttttagggtttttttttttttttaatgaaggGATGAACAATTGGAGAAAGAGAGGTAAAAgaggaagggaaaaaaaatggaGGCTTTATATTAGTGGAAGTAGGGTTttgttttaagtaaaattacGATTATATCCTTTCACTTCAAAATATTACGTGAAATACAAATAGAAAATTTGGACCCACCTTACGCCAATTTTTTATTACCCTAGAAAGGACAAACAAAAAACTAGAACCAGACACCAATGGCTTCGACGGCTTTCAacgccgccgccgccgccgctGTAAACGAAGAGTAAACACCAATCATTATTCAAAAAGCGCAAAATCCCACA
This genomic stretch from Gossypium raimondii isolate GPD5lz chromosome 6, ASM2569854v1, whole genome shotgun sequence harbors:
- the LOC105773972 gene encoding 60S ribosomal protein L28-1, encoding MATVPGQLIWEVVKKNNCFLVKQFGRGTAGVRFSKEPNNLYNVNSYKHSGLANKKTVTIQPAGKDQSVLLATTKSKKQNKPSSLLHKSVMKKEFPRMAKAVKNQVTDNYYRPDLTKAALARLSAVNRSLKVAKSGVKKRNRQASRIHGRK
- the LOC105772260 gene encoding uncharacterized protein LOC105772260, producing MESSAQVLEINLISAQGLKRHTKNYAIAWVDPSTKLRTRIDRTGGENPTWNDKFLFKVSQDFLSGETSAVSVAIYAAGIIRDKLIGTVRILISTFLHTSPSSPITSPAFAAFLIRSPSGEFFGTLNVGATVLNAFTGFQALNKASAIGYHELAGENLAGKYRSANKSKATVRDVPESIPSDSPVHQSETSDSLVDQSFTDVSLKQKVRKNKKKFWINLRQLHAICISPQI